Proteins from a genomic interval of Sphingopyxis sp. QXT-31:
- the spt gene encoding serine palmitoyltransferase translates to MTDLFSKFDPLIQQREDLLATGVTDPFSLVMERVVSPTVAICNGRETILLGTYNYMGMTFDADVIAAGKDALDKFGSGTTGSRVLNGTYQGHKECEDALKEFYAMDHAMVFSTGYQANLGIISTIAGKGDYVILDIDSHASIYDGCAMGNAEIVAFRHNDVEALEKRLKRLPPEAGKLVVLEGVYSMLGDIAPLKEMIRVSKENGAMVLVDEAHSMGFIGEHGRGVAEAQGVIDDVDFIIGTFSKSVGTVGGFCVSNHPKFEILRLVCRPYVFTASLPPSVVATAATSIRKLMHGSNKRAHLWENSKDLHKGLRDLGFTLGTDEPQSAIIAVIMPDLERGAMMWEALLEEGLYVNLARPPATPAGMTLLRCSLCAEHSSEQVGEILGRFERAGKRVGIIG, encoded by the coding sequence ATGACCGATCTTTTCAGCAAGTTCGACCCGCTGATCCAGCAGCGCGAGGATCTGCTCGCGACCGGGGTGACCGACCCGTTCAGCCTGGTGATGGAGCGCGTGGTCTCGCCGACCGTCGCGATCTGCAACGGGCGCGAGACGATCCTGCTCGGCACCTATAATTATATGGGCATGACCTTCGACGCGGATGTCATTGCCGCGGGCAAAGATGCGCTCGACAAATTCGGCAGCGGCACCACCGGCAGCCGCGTCCTCAACGGCACCTATCAGGGGCACAAGGAGTGCGAGGACGCGCTCAAGGAATTCTACGCCATGGACCATGCCATGGTGTTCTCGACCGGATATCAGGCGAACCTCGGCATCATCAGCACGATCGCGGGCAAGGGCGACTATGTCATCCTCGACATCGACAGCCATGCCTCGATCTATGACGGCTGCGCGATGGGCAACGCCGAAATCGTCGCCTTCCGCCACAACGACGTCGAGGCGCTGGAGAAAAGGCTGAAGCGCCTGCCCCCCGAAGCGGGCAAGCTCGTTGTGCTCGAGGGCGTCTATTCGATGCTCGGCGACATCGCGCCGCTCAAGGAGATGATCCGCGTCTCCAAGGAGAATGGCGCGATGGTGCTGGTCGACGAGGCGCATTCGATGGGCTTCATCGGCGAGCACGGCCGCGGCGTCGCCGAGGCGCAGGGCGTCATCGACGATGTCGACTTCATCATAGGAACCTTTTCGAAGAGCGTCGGCACCGTCGGCGGCTTCTGCGTTTCGAACCATCCGAAGTTCGAGATTTTGCGCCTCGTCTGCCGTCCGTACGTCTTCACCGCTTCGCTGCCGCCGAGCGTCGTCGCGACCGCGGCGACGAGCATCCGCAAGCTGATGCACGGTTCGAACAAGCGCGCGCATCTGTGGGAAAATTCGAAGGACCTGCACAAGGGCCTCCGCGACCTGGGCTTCACGCTCGGCACCGATGAGCCGCAATCGGCGATCATCGCGGTCATCATGCCCGACCTCGAACGCGGCGCGATGATGTGGGAAGCGCTGCTTGAGGAAGGGCTTTACGTCAATCTCGCGCGCCCGCCGGCGACCCCCGCCGGCATGACGTTGCTGCGCTGCTCGCTCTGCGCCGAGCATTCGAGCGAGCAGGTCGGCGAAATCCTGGGCCGCTTCGAGCGCGCGGGCAAGCGCGTCGGCATTATCGGCTGA
- a CDS encoding entericidin EcnAB, giving the protein MRKFIIASVAAAAFSLTACSEKTQDAAEATADSAADDAAAAGDAAAEATAEAADATAEAAKDAGNAVEGTVNAAGDAAAAAGDKIEAETAKAEANDEKK; this is encoded by the coding sequence ATGCGCAAATTCATCATCGCTTCGGTCGCCGCGGCTGCTTTCAGCCTGACCGCCTGCTCGGAAAAGACCCAGGACGCTGCGGAAGCGACCGCGGACTCGGCCGCTGACGACGCCGCCGCTGCGGGCGATGCCGCTGCCGAAGCGACCGCCGAAGCCGCCGACGCCACCGCCGAAGCCGCCAAGGACGCCGGCAACGCCGTCGAAGGCACCGTGAACGCCGCCGGCGACGCCGCCGCTGCCGCGGGCGACAAGATCGAAGCCGAAACCGCCAAGGCCGAAGCCAACGACGAGAAGAAGTAA
- a CDS encoding acyl carrier protein, whose protein sequence is MSSLTDQIHGLIAPFNKKGVELTDATTFAGDLEWDSLTVMDFVAEVEDTFDIIISMNMQAEIETVGQLIAAVEKLQG, encoded by the coding sequence ATGAGCAGCCTCACGGACCAGATTCACGGCCTGATTGCGCCGTTCAACAAGAAGGGCGTCGAACTGACCGACGCCACGACCTTTGCCGGCGACCTCGAATGGGACAGCCTGACGGTGATGGATTTCGTCGCCGAGGTCGAGGACACCTTCGACATCATCATCAGCATGAACATGCAGGCCGAGATCGAGACCGTCGGCCAGCTGATCGCCGCGGTCGAAAAGCTGCAGGGCTGA
- a CDS encoding MATE family efflux transporter, whose amino-acid sequence MQTTTPLTADVPQGLGAEFRATLALAWPLAAANLLQMLVHAIDVIFVARLGDAALAASSLGVSIFGLLLWTGTGLVGAVAPLVAAELGRRKHAVREVRRSVRMALWLSALVSLVFMGVCALGGPIMLATGQPPETSARAADFLLILLWGMFPMIAAAVLRIFVSALGRPKIATAITFCALGVNALGNWALVFGNLGMPALGLEGSALSSVMTSTLMLLAYVVIIQTDRRLRRYHLFGKWWRAEWTRFFEMLRIGTPIALTILAEAGLFTGAAFLMGRIGEAELAGHTIALQVAALAFQIPFGVAQAATIRVGLAYGARDHRGIAHAGTAAMVLGIGFMAFTALTIWLFPSLVLSIYVDVDAAKNAALVGFAMQFLVVAAAFQLFDGAQAVAAGALRGLQDTRTPMIIAICGYWIGGYGTAIYLGFWTPWAGVGVWIGLAVGLVLVAGLLMLRWRMRSRLGLLPA is encoded by the coding sequence TTGCAGACGACCACCCCCCTGACCGCGGATGTGCCGCAGGGTCTCGGCGCCGAGTTTCGCGCGACGCTGGCGCTCGCCTGGCCGCTGGCGGCGGCGAACCTGCTCCAGATGCTGGTCCATGCGATCGACGTGATTTTCGTGGCGCGGCTCGGCGATGCGGCGCTCGCCGCCTCGTCACTCGGCGTCTCGATCTTCGGGCTGCTGCTGTGGACCGGCACCGGGCTGGTCGGCGCGGTCGCGCCGCTCGTCGCCGCCGAACTGGGGCGCCGCAAGCATGCAGTGCGCGAGGTGCGGCGGTCGGTGCGCATGGCGCTGTGGCTGAGCGCGCTCGTCTCGCTGGTCTTCATGGGCGTCTGCGCGCTGGGCGGGCCGATCATGCTCGCGACCGGTCAGCCGCCCGAAACCTCGGCGCGCGCCGCCGATTTCCTCCTGATCCTCTTGTGGGGCATGTTCCCGATGATCGCCGCCGCGGTGCTGCGCATCTTCGTCTCGGCGCTCGGCCGGCCCAAGATCGCGACCGCGATCACCTTCTGCGCGCTCGGGGTCAACGCGCTCGGCAATTGGGCGCTCGTGTTCGGCAACCTCGGCATGCCTGCATTGGGCCTCGAGGGATCGGCGCTGTCGAGCGTCATGACCAGCACGCTGATGCTGCTCGCCTATGTCGTGATCATCCAGACCGACCGGCGGCTGCGGCGCTACCATCTGTTCGGCAAATGGTGGCGCGCCGAATGGACGCGTTTTTTCGAGATGCTGCGCATCGGCACCCCGATCGCGCTGACCATCCTGGCCGAGGCAGGGCTGTTCACCGGCGCCGCCTTCCTGATGGGGCGCATCGGCGAGGCCGAACTCGCGGGGCACACCATCGCGCTGCAGGTCGCGGCGCTCGCCTTCCAGATTCCTTTCGGGGTCGCGCAGGCGGCGACGATCCGAGTCGGGCTTGCCTATGGCGCGCGCGACCATCGCGGCATCGCGCACGCGGGGACCGCGGCGATGGTGCTCGGCATCGGCTTCATGGCCTTTACCGCGCTCACCATTTGGCTGTTCCCGTCGCTCGTCCTGTCGATCTATGTCGACGTCGACGCCGCGAAGAACGCCGCGCTCGTCGGTTTCGCGATGCAGTTCCTCGTCGTCGCCGCCGCCTTCCAGCTGTTCGACGGTGCACAGGCCGTCGCCGCGGGCGCGCTGCGCGGGCTTCAGGACACGCGCACCCCGATGATCATCGCCATCTGCGGCTACTGGATCGGCGGGTACGGTACCGCCATCTACTTGGGCTTCTGGACGCCTTGGGCCGGGGTCGGGGTGTGGATCGGCCTCGCCGTGGGCCTTGTCCTGGTGGCGGGTCTTCTCATGTTGCGCTGGCGGATGCGCAGCCGTCTCGGGCTCTTACCGGCCTGA
- a CDS encoding DJ-1/PfpI family protein, with protein sequence MTDPAATQIVFLLFPGITQLDFTAPAQALCRMPGALLAGAAKSLDPIATDSGFSILPTHDFASSPQADILCIPGGHGVAEALHDAATIDFIARQAAGATWVTSVCTGAFLLGRAGLLTGKRATTHWGYTHLLPLVGATYEHARIVEDGTIVTSGGVTSGLDFALTLIASIRGDAAAQAIQLAIEYDPAPPFVGGHPDHAPAAVTEGLKARVYDGAAARMAAALTAP encoded by the coding sequence ATGACCGACCCCGCCGCAACCCAGATCGTCTTCCTGCTGTTCCCGGGCATCACCCAGCTCGACTTCACCGCGCCCGCGCAGGCGCTGTGCCGGATGCCCGGCGCGTTGCTCGCGGGCGCCGCGAAGTCACTCGATCCGATCGCCACCGACAGCGGCTTTTCGATCCTGCCGACGCATGATTTTGCGTCGTCTCCGCAGGCCGACATATTGTGCATCCCCGGCGGCCATGGTGTCGCCGAAGCGCTGCACGATGCCGCCACGATCGATTTTATCGCGCGGCAGGCGGCGGGCGCGACGTGGGTGACGAGCGTGTGCACCGGCGCCTTCCTGCTTGGCCGCGCCGGGCTGTTGACGGGCAAGCGCGCGACGACGCATTGGGGCTATACGCATCTGCTGCCGCTGGTCGGCGCGACCTACGAGCATGCGCGGATCGTCGAGGACGGGACGATCGTGACCAGCGGTGGGGTGACCTCGGGGCTCGATTTCGCGCTGACGCTGATCGCGAGCATCCGCGGCGACGCGGCGGCGCAGGCGATTCAGCTCGCGATCGAATATGACCCCGCGCCGCCTTTCGTCGGCGGCCATCCCGACCATGCCCCTGCGGCGGTGACCGAAGGGCTGAAGGCGCGCGTCTATGACGGGGCGGCGGCGCGGATGGCGGCGGCGCTGACCGCGCCCTAG
- a CDS encoding aspartyl beta-hydroxylase: protein MTPASPIDRLRAALLADEAAQLRLAPIVEVETFLDAITAYADGLGLAIPCQTFAAGLARAATPQMEQDLPALRLAEAPPRHWLPVELKGYQGAVVVEWLHFAGLPLTDPFFEETWRKVRVLPFNRLMRCATPLAAIEAFADAPPPDGLVFHMSRCGSTLVGQMLGTVPQHIVVSEPPVLDTMIQLAGHGQVPPAMIRALAGALTRDRGEGVRHRFLKLDAWHSFVLPLLRTLWPDVPWVFLYRDPIEVLVSQQRRPGMHVRPGVLPLETYGIDPAEGAAAGDYAAWILDRICRAAADAVDAQCLLLNYRELPGALADAILPHFGVAPDPAALDRIVAAGGRYSKAPGQAFTGDSEAKQRAASDALRGAAAPLLATYARLEAMRSALPAMGSSSAPMQGEKV, encoded by the coding sequence ATGACGCCCGCTTCGCCGATCGACCGCCTCCGCGCCGCGCTGCTCGCCGACGAGGCGGCGCAGCTTCGCCTCGCCCCGATCGTCGAGGTCGAAACCTTCCTCGACGCGATCACTGCCTATGCCGACGGGCTGGGCCTGGCGATACCGTGCCAGACCTTCGCCGCCGGGCTGGCGCGCGCCGCGACGCCGCAGATGGAGCAGGATTTGCCCGCGCTGCGGCTCGCCGAGGCGCCGCCGCGCCACTGGCTGCCCGTCGAGCTCAAGGGCTATCAGGGCGCGGTCGTCGTCGAATGGCTGCATTTCGCAGGCCTGCCGCTGACCGATCCCTTTTTCGAGGAAACATGGCGCAAGGTGCGCGTGCTGCCGTTCAACCGGCTGATGCGCTGCGCGACGCCGCTCGCCGCGATCGAGGCCTTCGCCGACGCGCCGCCGCCGGACGGCCTCGTCTTCCATATGTCGCGCTGCGGCTCGACGCTCGTCGGGCAGATGCTGGGCACGGTGCCGCAGCATATCGTCGTGTCCGAGCCGCCGGTGCTCGACACCATGATCCAGCTCGCCGGGCACGGGCAGGTGCCGCCCGCGATGATCCGCGCGCTGGCAGGCGCGCTGACCCGCGACCGCGGCGAGGGCGTGCGCCACCGCTTCCTTAAGCTCGACGCGTGGCACAGCTTCGTGCTGCCGCTGCTCCGCACCCTATGGCCCGACGTGCCGTGGGTTTTCCTCTACCGCGACCCGATCGAGGTGCTCGTCTCGCAGCAGCGCCGGCCGGGCATGCACGTCCGCCCCGGGGTGCTGCCGCTCGAAACCTATGGCATCGACCCCGCCGAGGGCGCAGCGGCGGGCGATTATGCCGCCTGGATCCTCGACCGCATCTGCCGCGCCGCCGCCGACGCGGTCGACGCGCAGTGCCTGCTCCTCAATTATCGCGAGCTGCCGGGGGCGCTGGCCGATGCGATCCTGCCGCACTTCGGGGTCGCGCCCGATCCCGCGGCGCTCGACCGGATCGTCGCGGCGGGCGGCCGCTATTCGAAGGCGCCTGGCCAGGCCTTCACCGGCGACAGCGAAGCGAAGCAGCGCGCGGCCTCCGACGCCCTGCGCGGCGCCGCGGCGCCGCTGCTCGCAACCTATGCGCGGCTCGAGGCGATGCGCAGCGCGCTTCCGGCCATGGGCAGTTCATCGGCGCCCATGCAGGGGGAAAAGGTATGA
- the groL gene encoding chaperonin GroEL (60 kDa chaperone family; promotes refolding of misfolded polypeptides especially under stressful conditions; forms two stacked rings of heptamers to form a barrel-shaped 14mer; ends can be capped by GroES; misfolded proteins enter the barrel where they are refolded when GroES binds), with product MAAKDVKFSRDARERILRGVDTLADAVKVTLGPKGRNVVIDKSFGAPRITKDGVTVAKEIELKDKFENMGAQMLREVASKANDKAGDGTTTATVLAQAIVREGMKSVAAGMNPMDLKRGIDLAVSKVVETIKAQSKPVSGTSEIAQVGIISANGDKEVGEKIAEAMDKVGKEGVITVEEAKGLDFELDVVEGMQFDRGYLSPYFITNPEKMLVELSDPYILIFEKKLSNLQSMLPILEAVVQSGRPLLIIAEDIEGEALATLVVNRLRGGLKVAAVKAPGFGDRRKAMLQDIAILTAGEMISEDLGIKLESVTLNMLGQAKRVTIDKDNTTIVDGAGDHDAIKGRVEQIRAQIETTTSDYDKEKLQERLAKLAGGVAVIKVGGASEVEVKERKDRVDDALHATRAAVEEGIVPGGGTALLYATKALEGLSGINEDQTRGIDIIRRALQAPVRQIAENAGFDGGVVAGKLFDQNDSNFGFNASTDVYEDLVKAGVIDPTKVVRIALQDAASVAGLLITTEAGIAETPEDKPAMPMGGGGMGGMGGMDF from the coding sequence ATGGCTGCTAAAGACGTCAAATTCTCGCGCGACGCGCGCGAACGCATTCTTCGCGGTGTCGACACCCTCGCCGACGCGGTGAAGGTCACCCTCGGCCCCAAGGGCCGCAACGTCGTGATCGACAAGAGCTTCGGCGCCCCCCGCATCACCAAGGACGGCGTCACCGTCGCCAAGGAAATCGAACTCAAGGACAAGTTCGAGAATATGGGCGCCCAGATGCTGCGCGAAGTCGCATCGAAGGCGAACGACAAGGCCGGCGACGGCACCACCACCGCGACCGTTCTCGCCCAGGCGATCGTGCGCGAAGGCATGAAGTCGGTTGCTGCCGGCATGAACCCGATGGACTTGAAGCGCGGCATCGACCTCGCGGTCAGCAAGGTCGTCGAAACGATCAAGGCGCAGTCGAAGCCGGTTTCGGGCACGTCTGAAATCGCTCAGGTCGGCATCATCTCGGCCAACGGCGACAAGGAAGTCGGCGAAAAGATCGCCGAAGCCATGGACAAGGTCGGCAAGGAAGGCGTGATCACGGTCGAGGAAGCCAAGGGCCTCGATTTCGAACTCGATGTCGTCGAAGGCATGCAGTTCGACCGCGGTTACCTGAGCCCCTATTTCATCACCAACCCCGAAAAGATGCTCGTAGAGCTGTCGGATCCCTATATCCTGATCTTCGAGAAGAAGCTGTCGAACCTCCAGTCGATGCTGCCGATCCTCGAAGCCGTGGTGCAGTCGGGCCGTCCGCTCCTGATCATCGCCGAGGACATCGAAGGCGAAGCGCTCGCGACGCTGGTGGTCAACCGTCTGCGCGGCGGCCTGAAGGTCGCGGCCGTCAAGGCGCCGGGCTTCGGCGATCGCCGCAAGGCGATGCTGCAGGACATCGCGATCCTCACCGCCGGTGAAATGATCAGCGAAGACCTGGGCATCAAGCTCGAGTCGGTCACGCTGAACATGCTCGGCCAGGCCAAGCGCGTCACGATCGACAAGGACAACACCACCATCGTCGATGGTGCTGGCGACCATGATGCGATCAAGGGCCGCGTCGAACAGATTCGTGCCCAGATCGAAACGACCACGTCGGATTACGACAAGGAAAAGCTGCAGGAACGTCTGGCGAAGCTCGCCGGCGGTGTTGCCGTGATCAAGGTCGGCGGCGCTTCGGAAGTCGAAGTGAAGGAACGCAAGGATCGCGTCGACGACGCCCTCCACGCGACCCGCGCTGCGGTCGAAGAAGGCATCGTCCCCGGCGGCGGTACCGCGCTGCTGTACGCGACGAAGGCGCTCGAAGGCCTGTCGGGCATCAACGAAGACCAGACCCGCGGCATCGACATCATCCGTCGCGCGCTGCAGGCTCCGGTTCGCCAGATCGCGGAGAACGCAGGCTTCGACGGCGGTGTCGTCGCGGGCAAGCTGTTCGACCAGAACGACAGCAACTTCGGCTTCAACGCCTCGACCGACGTCTATGAAGACCTGGTCAAGGCCGGTGTCATCGACCCGACCAAGGTCGTGCGCATCGCGCTGCAGGACGCCGCCTCGGTTGCCGGTCTGCTGATCACCACCGAAGCCGGCATCGCCGAAACGCCCGAAGACAAGCCCGCCATGCCCATGGGCGGCGGCGGCATGGGCGGCATGGGCGGCATGGACTTCTAA
- a CDS encoding Pycsar system effector family protein has product MDSEKPAPPPISFPPNAVHLVRTNQQLTMNLSQMADQKASILMGATFVVFTLAIGQARAGAGALAIPLAILATFSFLSALLAISAVLPRVGKAPPIVYKDGKDHSNILFFGRFAQMEEDEFIDAVKARLRTEEDLYETMLRDTYQNGIVLARRKYRYLAYAYRLFVVGLTLTFVAFAVEMALLWSK; this is encoded by the coding sequence ATGGACAGCGAAAAACCGGCACCGCCGCCGATCAGCTTCCCGCCGAACGCGGTCCATCTGGTGCGCACCAACCAGCAATTGACGATGAACCTGTCGCAAATGGCCGACCAGAAAGCGTCCATCCTGATGGGCGCGACCTTCGTCGTCTTCACCCTCGCGATCGGCCAGGCGCGCGCCGGGGCGGGCGCGCTAGCGATCCCGCTCGCGATCCTCGCCACCTTTTCCTTCCTGTCGGCGCTGCTCGCGATCTCGGCGGTGCTGCCCCGCGTCGGAAAAGCGCCGCCGATCGTCTACAAGGACGGCAAGGACCACAGCAACATCCTCTTCTTCGGCCGCTTTGCGCAGATGGAGGAGGATGAGTTCATCGATGCGGTCAAGGCGCGGCTGCGCACCGAGGAAGATTTGTACGAAACGATGCTGCGCGACACCTATCAGAACGGGATCGTGCTCGCGCGGCGCAAATATCGCTATCTTGCTTATGCTTATCGCTTGTTCGTCGTCGGCCTGACGCTGACCTTTGTCGCCTTCGCGGTCGAAATGGCGCTATTGTGGAGCAAATGA
- a CDS encoding glutaminyl-peptide cyclotransferase, producing the protein MSFALAFAALLAAPAAEPAPPAPVPRCGYRVVQSYPHDTNSFTQGLFWHGGHLYETTGQYGSSRIARLDLATGKALAETKLPADQFGEGSTRWKDQIIGVTWQRGIGHRWRIKDLKPVGDFRYAGEGWGVTMVGDSLVLSDGTPELRFFDPATMTEQKKLTVRLSNTPLPMLNELETIDGEIWANVWMTEAIVRIDPDSGAVKYIVDLDGLRDQAGGNDRDAVLNGIAWDAKAKRLFVTGKYWSKLFEIALTDCG; encoded by the coding sequence ATGAGCTTCGCCCTCGCCTTCGCCGCCCTGCTCGCCGCGCCCGCCGCCGAGCCCGCGCCCCCGGCACCCGTCCCACGCTGCGGTTATCGCGTCGTCCAGAGCTATCCGCACGACACGAACAGCTTCACCCAGGGGCTCTTCTGGCACGGCGGGCATCTCTATGAGACCACGGGCCAATATGGCAGCTCGCGCATTGCACGGCTCGACCTCGCGACGGGAAAGGCGCTCGCCGAGACGAAATTGCCCGCCGACCAGTTCGGCGAGGGCAGCACGCGCTGGAAGGATCAGATCATCGGGGTCACCTGGCAGCGCGGCATCGGCCACCGCTGGCGGATCAAGGACCTGAAGCCGGTCGGCGATTTCCGTTACGCCGGCGAAGGCTGGGGCGTGACGATGGTCGGCGACAGCCTGGTGCTCAGCGACGGCACGCCCGAGCTGCGCTTCTTCGACCCCGCGACGATGACCGAGCAAAAGAAGCTGACGGTCCGCCTGTCGAACACCCCACTGCCGATGCTCAACGAGCTCGAGACGATCGACGGCGAAATCTGGGCCAATGTCTGGATGACTGAGGCGATCGTGCGCATCGATCCCGACAGCGGCGCGGTCAAATATATCGTCGATCTGGACGGCCTGCGCGACCAGGCTGGCGGCAACGACCGCGACGCGGTGCTCAACGGCATCGCCTGGGACGCGAAGGCCAAGCGCCTGTTCGTCACGGGCAAATATTGGTCGAAACTGTTCGAGATCGCGCTGACCGACTGCGGCTAG
- the groES gene encoding co-chaperone GroES codes for MQFRPLHDRVLVRRIEAEEKTAGGIIIPDTAKEKPQEGEVVSVGTGTRADDGKVTPLDVKAGDRILFGKWSGTEVKVDGEELLIMKESDILGVIA; via the coding sequence ATGCAATTTCGTCCGCTGCACGACCGCGTGCTCGTCCGCCGTATCGAAGCCGAAGAAAAGACGGCCGGCGGGATCATCATCCCCGACACCGCCAAGGAAAAGCCGCAGGAAGGCGAAGTCGTCTCCGTCGGCACCGGCACCCGCGCCGACGACGGCAAGGTCACCCCGCTCGACGTCAAGGCCGGCGACCGCATCCTGTTCGGCAAATGGTCGGGCACCGAGGTCAAGGTCGACGGCGAAGAGCTGCTGATCATGAAGGAATCGGACATCCTCGGCGTCATCGCCTGA